The region CAGCTCGGCACGTCTCGGTGGGTATTTGAGAGTGCGTGGGAGCTGCAGTACCTTGACAAGTGCATCTTTGGTTCGGACATGATCCGGCAGCGTTTCCCCCCGCCCGGCGAGCAAGTCgtgcctgcggcgcatgcgtACCAGCCGAGTGCTGGCGAGCCCGACATCAGCACGCCGTGTCCCTACCCCAGCACATCCGGGGCGTGGAATACGCTCGCGTGGAGGAGCtggctcgcgacgctgcgcgaagGCCATGTCATTGTGCCTGCCGTGGCGTGGCAGGCATGGTGGACGCTGATTGCGGTGCTCAACGGTGCGGACCGCTCTGGGCGCTGGTACGACCTGCAGGTCAAGGCGCCCAACGACAGTTTTGAGGACCTGGACCTTTCCTCTGTATATATCTAATTGATCTACGTATCCTTTTGGTTGAGTAGCGACAGGTACAGCGTCCAGGCGACACCGCACGTAGCCGAAAAAGGTACGCGCAGGCTGGGTTAGTCTGTGCACGTACCGTAGAGGTAGCACACCGAAGTTGAACATTTGGAGCATCGGCCAGACGGACCAGTTGGCCCTGAGGGCCGGCCAATAGACCTGGGTGAGCTTTGCGACGTACGTCCTTGTATTTTTCCTCGATCGCCGACCAGGTACGGCGACCTTCCATATAGCCCATCGACCCGACAAACACGGCCAGCGAGAgaggcgcgctgcgtgagtgGAGCAACGTACAAGAGGAGCTGGTCGGtgagcacgcggcgcgcgaggccacCCCAGAGCATGCGCCCAGTGGCCGAGCGGATGTGGAAGTTGTGCTCCAGAAACTTGTTCCACTCCGCAAGTGCAGGCGCGACACCGCTGCCGAACGCGAGGAAGCGCGCGGAGCGGTGCCAGTCCCACGACACGGGCTGCGGCTCGGACTTGATAAGCTGCTTCTCCGCCTTCTTCTTTTCCTGCTCGCGGTCGAACGTCTGTGCCAGAGCGTCGGCAACCACTGTGAGCGTGCCGTTGGTGACGATCAACGTCGCCCACGGGCGCGTCTCGAAACAGTGCTGGTACAGCGCGCCGATCCGCATGCCGCAAAAAAGTTGGGAGTGGAGGCAAGGACTACCATGGGGACCCACTGGCTTATGAAAtccgagcccgagccgcgcgtcgtgcaggGCGTGGACGTGTCGTTCAGTGCAGATACCTTTGAAAAAGCCAAGGTCACGTCGTGGGAGGGCGTGCGCAACTACCAGGCGCGTCAGTTTCTGCGCGATGAAATGAAGGTAGGGCACGAGGTGCTGTTCTACCACAGCAACA is a window of Malassezia japonica chromosome 7, complete sequence DNA encoding:
- a CDS encoding uncharacterized protein (TransMembrane:2 (i108-130o173-192i); EggNog:ENOG503NWPZ; COG:S), giving the protein MRIGALYQHCFETRPWATLIVTNGTLTVVADALAQTFDREQEKKKAEKQLIKSEPQPVSWDWHRSARFLAFGSGVAPALAEWNKFLEHNFHIRSATGRMLWGGLARRVLTDQLLFAPLSLAVFVGSMGYMEGRRTWSAIEEKYKDVYWPALRANWSVWPMLQMFNFGVLPLRLRVPFSATCGVAWTLYLSLLNQKDT